Proteins encoded within one genomic window of Corynebacterium aurimucosum:
- a CDS encoding NAD kinase: protein MSRTSAAEGATRREILLVPHASREDNLAATHRAAELLQEAGIKVRVCGADTVLPGLQHVRHTPAAAEGCELVLVLGGDGTFLRAADMARAVDVPVLGINLGHVGFLAEWEAESLDRALVRVIEQSYDVEDRLTIDVSVFDSEGELRERSWALNEASIENLNRSGVLDAILEVDGRPVSAFGCDGVLISTPTGSTAYAFSAGGPVLWPSLDAILVVPNNAHALFTKPLVVSPDSQVAVESASATTPAVVILDGFREISMPPGSRVEVVRGERPVRWVRLDQQPFTDRLVSKLRLPVEGWRGPRH, encoded by the coding sequence GTGAGCAGGACTAGTGCCGCGGAGGGCGCCACTCGCCGCGAAATTCTTCTTGTCCCGCACGCTAGCCGCGAGGACAACCTCGCTGCCACACACCGTGCAGCAGAGCTGCTGCAGGAGGCTGGCATCAAGGTACGTGTCTGCGGAGCGGACACCGTTCTCCCTGGGCTGCAGCACGTGCGGCATACCCCGGCGGCAGCCGAAGGCTGTGAGTTAGTCCTCGTGCTCGGTGGTGATGGCACGTTCTTGCGCGCTGCCGACATGGCACGCGCAGTAGACGTCCCCGTCCTAGGCATCAATCTGGGGCACGTGGGCTTCCTCGCAGAATGGGAAGCGGAGTCCCTAGACCGTGCGCTTGTGCGCGTCATCGAGCAGTCCTATGACGTCGAAGACCGCTTGACCATCGACGTGAGCGTCTTTGATTCGGAAGGCGAGCTGCGGGAGCGTAGTTGGGCGCTCAATGAGGCCTCCATTGAGAACCTCAACCGCTCGGGGGTCCTCGATGCCATCCTCGAGGTAGATGGGCGCCCAGTCTCAGCTTTTGGGTGTGATGGTGTTCTTATCTCCACTCCGACGGGGTCTACGGCCTATGCCTTTTCAGCGGGTGGTCCCGTCTTGTGGCCCTCTCTCGATGCCATCCTGGTAGTTCCGAACAATGCGCATGCACTGTTTACTAAACCACTCGTAGTTTCTCCGGATTCGCAGGTGGCGGTCGAATCGGCCTCGGCTACGACTCCGGCCGTGGTAATCCTCGATGGTTTCCGTGAGATTTCTATGCCGCCGGGTTCGCGCGTGGAAGTCGTGCGTGGTGAAAGGCCCGTGCGCTGGGTTCGCTTGGACCAGCAGCCCTTCACCGACCGCCTCGTGTCCAAGCTCCGCCTTCCCGTGGAAGGCTGGCGCGGACCGCGGCATTAA